CTCGGAGGAGCCGTGCACGAGGTGGGCGGTGCCGTGCGGGATGTCCTGCATGTCTTCCTGCGTCTTGTACAGCTCGAGGACCTCGGCCTGGCTGAGGTAGCCGTACCGGCGCACCAGCTCGTCCACCTCCGGCTGCTCACCGAAGCGCTCCACACCGGGGGCGATGACCAGCAGCTCGCCGCCGTCGGCGATGGCCATGCGGGTGCGGTAGACGGCCTTGTTGGCGACCCAGGTGGCGCGGAACTCGTCTGCCTGCATGACGGCGACGATCTTCTTCACCGGCTCGTCGAACTGCGTGATGTTCTGCGCCAGCGACGCCCGGGCCGCGGCGTAGTACGTCTCGAGGTCGTCACCGACGTACACGCCCGTGTGCGCGAGCTTGCCCTCGTCGTCGTAGTCCATGACGACCTGGAAGTAGACGTCCTTGAGGTCACCGAGGAACTCGTCCTCGGCGTAGTTGAAGCACGCCCGCACCGGGGTCAGCAGGTTGCCGAGGTTGTTCTCGATGCCGTACACCGCCGAGGCCATGTGCGAGGCACCCAGCAGGCGCTTGCCGCCCAGCCCGATGAAGTAGTTCTTGTTGTGGTTGGCGAAGCCGAGCACCTCGTGGGGCACCACGTGGCCGACGTTGATGACCAGGTCCCACTGCTCGATGACGAGCATCGTGTTCAGGTCGATCGGCATCTCCCAGTCCACCGCGCCGCCCGTCTTCTCCTTGACGAGCTCGGCGGGCACGGTCCCGACGTTCGTGACCCCGTTCTTCCAGTCGTGTGCGTGGATCCGCTCCTCGGGGATGGACCCGAACATCCACTTGTTGTCCTCGGGGGTGTGCGGCACGTGCTGGCCGAGCGTGGGGATCACGTGCACCTCGGCGCCCGCGGCGTCCAGGAGCTCGTAGAACTTCTCGGTGATCCAGCCCGAGCCGGAGTGCGCGCGGGTGAGGTCCGGCGGCAGCAGCAGGACGCGCTTGAGCTCCGCGATGCCGAGACGCTCCTTGGCCTCATCGAGCGTGCGCTGCACCATCTCCTCGATCTGGGCGCGGGAGACGAATCGGGCTTCGTGCTGGAACCAGGTCATGGACGCCAACATAGCGGCGGGCACGGGACGACGGATACTGCAGCGGCGGGGTTGCCACCGGTTGTCGGCCCGCGGCCGGCTGCCCCGAAAACAGGACGGACGACGGCGGATCGGGTGCCTTGGCCCGGGCGCTCGCCCCGGCGCGGCGACGCCTGCCCTAGGCTGGGAGATCGGCCCGGAGGGTCGGTCGCGCCAACGGCGCGGCGGTCGCGCCAACCGGTGCGGCCCGAGCGGCGACCGCCGGACGGCGGTAGGAGGTAGGAACGGTGGCGGGCACGAAGGCCGGGTCGAACAGGCCGACCCAGGCGCAGAAGGCCAAGGCCGAGGCGGACGCCCGCAAGGTCGTGGCACGCAACAAGAAGGCCCTCCACGACTACCACATCGACGACCGGCTCGAGGCGGGGCTCTCCCTGACCGGGACCGAGGTCAAGGCACTGCGCATGGGCCGGGCCTCCCTCGTGGACGGCTGGGTGGAGATCGACCGCGGTGAGGCGTGGCTGCACAACGTCCACATCCCCGAGTACGCCCAGGGGTCCTGGACCAACCACGGTCCCAAGCGCAAGCGCAAGCTGCTGCTCCACAAGCAGGAGATCGAGAAGCTGGGTGTGAAGACCCGCGAGAAGGGGCACACGATCGTGCCGCTCGAGCTGTACTTCGTGCGCGGCAAGGTCAAGGTCGAGATCGCCCTCGCCCGCGGGAAGCAGGAGTGGGACAAGCGCCAGACCCTGCGGGAGAAGCAGGACGAGCGCGAGGCGCAGCGGGCGATGAGCCTGCGGAAGCACCTGTAGCGGCGCGGCTCCGGTGAGGTCGCGGCGATCGCCTCGGCCTGCGCGCGCCGTCGACGATCGGGCGCACTCTGGCGGCCCCAGGGCGCCGGGGCTAGCGTGGTTATCCCCACCCTGCCCCGGAGGTCGTCATGGGTTTGCCGATCAAGCTCCGCCACGTGCCCGCCAGGCTCGCCGCCGGAGCGTTCATCCTCAACTCCGGCATGGGCAAGCGCGGCATGCCGGACGACGGCGCCGCCGGCCTCCAGCAGATGGCCGCGCATGCGTTTCCCCAGCTCAAGGAGATGTCGCCGAAGGACTTCGGCAAGTTGATCTCCACGGGGGAGATCGCACTCGGCGTCGCCCTGCTGACCCCGCTCGTGCCGACCTGGCTCGCGGCCCTGGGGCTCGCGGGCTTCTCCGGCGGCCTGCTGCGCATGTACACCAAGGTGCCGGGCCTGACCAGGAGCGACGGGATCCGCCCCACGGCGGACGGCAACGCCATCGCCAAGGACGTCTTCCTCGCCGGGATCGCTGGCACGCTGCTGATCGACGAGCTCACCAGCCGCAGGCGCTGACGCCGGCAACCGGGCGCCGTCGGAACATCGGACGCCCCCTGCGGCGTTCGCACCATCATGCAGCTCGGTATCTACACCTTCGGCGACCTCGACACCCGTCCCGCCGCCCCATCTGTCTCGCCCGGCCAGCGCCTGCGGGAGATCCTCGAACGAGTCCGGCTCGCCGAGGAGGTCGGGCTCCACTACGCGGGGATCGGCGAGCACCATCGGCCGGACTACTCCATCTCCTCCCCGGCCACCGTGATCGCCGCCGCCCTGGCGCAGACCTCGCACATCCACGTGGGCTCCGCGGTGACGGTGCTGTCCACCGAGGACCCGGTGCGGGTGTATCAGCAGTTCGCGACGATGGACCAGTTCTCGGGTGGCCGGGTCGAGCTGCTCGCCGGCAGAGGCTCTTTCATCGAGTCCTTCCCGCTCTTCGGCGCGAACCTGGAGGACTACGACGAGCTCTACGAGGAGAAGCTGGATCTGCTGCTCGCGCTCGACCGCGGCAACCCGGTGACGTGGTCGGGCCGATTCCGCCCGCCGCTGACGGGCGCCGAGATCTGGCCCCGGCCCACCGATAAGCCGGGCCTGGGGGAGCGGTTGCACATCGGAATCGCGACGGGCGGGTCGCCGGCCTCCTCCGTGCGGGCGGGCACGCTCGGGCTGCCGGTGAACTACGCCGTCATCGGGGGCGAGCCCCGCCGCTTCGCCCCTCTCGTGGAGCTCTACCGGCAGGCGCACAACAAGGCCGGGCACCCGGCCGCGACCCAGCACGTCTCGGTCTCCGTGCACGGGTTCCTCGCCGAGACCGACGTGGCGGCCCTCGAGACCTTCTACCCCTACCAGCTCGACGCCGGCACGAAGATCGCGCGGGAGCGCGGGTTCGCGCTGCCCAACCGGATCTCCTACGAGATGCAGGCGAGCGGGCACGGTGCCTTCGTGGTCGGCTCGCCCGAGGCGGTGGCCGAGAGGATCCTGACCCTCCACGGCTACCTCGGGCACGACCGGCAGAACTTCCAGATGGACGTCTCCGGCATGCCCCAGCCCGAGTCGCTCAAGGCCATCGAGATGCTCGGCCGCGCCCGGGAGCTCGTGGACGCCGAGCTGGGCGGCGAGCCAGTGACCCGCTGACCGGACGCGCACGGTCCCGGTCGCGGGGCGCCGGGACGTAATAGATGTGCCAGGAACCGGGTCGACCACGTATCATGGACAGACCGGCCGCGCCCATAGGGCAAGACCGGTGACAACTGCACAGGGGGATGATCGGTTTCGACGATGGTCGTCGTTCCAGGAGAAGCGGGTCGAGGATGCAGAGTCATCTCGTCAACGATCTCTGCAAACCAATAGGTGCCGATTCCAAGCGCACCGCGTTCGCCCTCGCCGCCTGAGCGAGTTCTGAACGCCGTCAGCCCGAGGTAGCTCTCGCCCCGGTCCCTGGCGTCATCTAGGGAGCCACTGCTCGTAGCCTTCGTCATCGGGGTTTACGGGGACTTTTAGATGACTGAGCCCGTCAGCGACATGTCTGCGTGATCGCTGGGGCCGAGAAAATCAGCAGCAGACTGCACCCGGAGAAGCCCTGGTTCCACGCCGTCGGACGCGGGTTCGATTCCCGCCATCTCCACAGCTCCGATCCCCCACATCGGGACAAGGCCCGAACCCTTTGCAGGGTTCGGGCCTTGTCGTTGTCCGCGCAAGGCAGGGACCGCCCGGCCCGGGCACGCCCGGCCAGGCGGCCACGCCCGGCCCGGGCACGCCCGGCCAGGCGGCCACGCCCGGCCAGGCGGCCACGCCCGGCCAGGCGGCTACGCCCGGCCAGGCCTCGGCCCGCGCGTCTCAGCGGTCGGAGTGCTCCTGGTCGGGTGCCCCCCGCTCCGTGGCGGCGACCGCCCGTGCATCCTTCTTGTTCTTCCAGACGCTCGCGACGACGGTGATGGCCAGCACGCCGATGATCCACCCCAGCGAGACGGCGATCGTGGGCTCGGGCAGGCCGAGCCAGGGCTCGCCGCCGTTGATGAACGGCAGCTCGTTCTCGTGCAGCGCGTGGATGACGAGCTTCACGCCGATGAAGCCCAGGATCGCCGCCAGCCCGTAGTGCAGGAAGACGAGGCGGTCGAGCAGTCCGTCGATGAGGAAGTACAGCTGCCGCAGCCCGAGAAGGGAGAACGCGTTGGCAGCGAAGACCAGGTACGGCTCCTGGGTGAGCCCGAAGATCGCCGGGATGGAGTCGATCGCGAACATCAGGTCTGCGGTCCCGATAGCGAAGATCGTGATGAGCAGCGGCGTGATGAACGTCTTGCCGCTCGCGCGGTGGAGCAGCTTGCCGCCCCGGAAGCCGTCGGTGACCGGGAAGATCCGGCGCACGCCGCGCACGAGCGCGTTCTCGTGGTAGTCGCCGCCGTCGTGCTCACCCGGCCGCTCCAGGCCCTGCCGGGCCTGGGCGATGGCGGTGTAGAGCAGGAACGCGCCGAACAGGTAGAAGACCCACGTGAACTCGTCGATGACCGCCGCACCGACCGCGATGAAGACGCCGCGCATGGCCAGCGCCATGACGATGCCCCACATCAGCACCTTCTGCTGGAACTCCCGGGGCACCCGGAACGCCGCGATGATGATGACGAAGACGAACAGGTTGTCCACCGAGAGGCTCTTCTCGGTGATGTAGCCGGCGAAGTACTCACCGGCGTAGCGCGAGCCCGAGGTGGCCCAGATGATGAAGCCAAAGACGATGG
This window of the Georgenia yuyongxinii genome carries:
- a CDS encoding lactate racemase domain-containing protein; this encodes MTWFQHEARFVSRAQIEEMVQRTLDEAKERLGIAELKRVLLLPPDLTRAHSGSGWITEKFYELLDAAGAEVHVIPTLGQHVPHTPEDNKWMFGSIPEERIHAHDWKNGVTNVGTVPAELVKEKTGGAVDWEMPIDLNTMLVIEQWDLVINVGHVVPHEVLGFANHNKNYFIGLGGKRLLGASHMASAVYGIENNLGNLLTPVRACFNYAEDEFLGDLKDVYFQVVMDYDDEGKLAHTGVYVGDDLETYYAAARASLAQNITQFDEPVKKIVAVMQADEFRATWVANKAVYRTRMAIADGGELLVIAPGVERFGEQPEVDELVRRYGYLSQAEVLELYKTQEDMQDIPHGTAHLVHGSSEGRFTITYAPGHLSKEEIESVGYQYMDLAEAQKRYDPAVMKDGWNTMPDGEEVFYISTPSAGLWATKEKLDQRAGHEQHG
- a CDS encoding LLM class flavin-dependent oxidoreductase — translated: MQLGIYTFGDLDTRPAAPSVSPGQRLREILERVRLAEEVGLHYAGIGEHHRPDYSISSPATVIAAALAQTSHIHVGSAVTVLSTEDPVRVYQQFATMDQFSGGRVELLAGRGSFIESFPLFGANLEDYDELYEEKLDLLLALDRGNPVTWSGRFRPPLTGAEIWPRPTDKPGLGERLHIGIATGGSPASSVRAGTLGLPVNYAVIGGEPRRFAPLVELYRQAHNKAGHPAATQHVSVSVHGFLAETDVAALETFYPYQLDAGTKIARERGFALPNRISYEMQASGHGAFVVGSPEAVAERILTLHGYLGHDRQNFQMDVSGMPQPESLKAIEMLGRARELVDAELGGEPVTR
- a CDS encoding DoxX family membrane protein, which codes for MGLPIKLRHVPARLAAGAFILNSGMGKRGMPDDGAAGLQQMAAHAFPQLKEMSPKDFGKLISTGEIALGVALLTPLVPTWLAALGLAGFSGGLLRMYTKVPGLTRSDGIRPTADGNAIAKDVFLAGIAGTLLIDELTSRRR
- the smpB gene encoding SsrA-binding protein SmpB, whose protein sequence is MAGTKAGSNRPTQAQKAKAEADARKVVARNKKALHDYHIDDRLEAGLSLTGTEVKALRMGRASLVDGWVEIDRGEAWLHNVHIPEYAQGSWTNHGPKRKRKLLLHKQEIEKLGVKTREKGHTIVPLELYFVRGKVKVEIALARGKQEWDKRQTLREKQDEREAQRAMSLRKHL
- a CDS encoding TerC family protein, whose amino-acid sequence is MEVSALAWIVLIAIILVMIAVDLLGHVRTPHAPSLKEAAWWSVGYIAMAIVFGFIIWATSGSRYAGEYFAGYITEKSLSVDNLFVFVIIIAAFRVPREFQQKVLMWGIVMALAMRGVFIAVGAAVIDEFTWVFYLFGAFLLYTAIAQARQGLERPGEHDGGDYHENALVRGVRRIFPVTDGFRGGKLLHRASGKTFITPLLITIFAIGTADLMFAIDSIPAIFGLTQEPYLVFAANAFSLLGLRQLYFLIDGLLDRLVFLHYGLAAILGFIGVKLVIHALHENELPFINGGEPWLGLPEPTIAVSLGWIIGVLAITVVASVWKNKKDARAVAATERGAPDQEHSDR